From Juglans regia cultivar Chandler chromosome 8, Walnut 2.0, whole genome shotgun sequence, the proteins below share one genomic window:
- the LOC109008175 gene encoding homeobox-leucine zipper protein HAT22-like, whose amino-acid sequence MEDDDQACNTRLNLGLGLGDQNCPRKERDIDRKKEKPLVCLDLTFALRPKEEAVNVDDHEISADPSTLKVNIDGYEDHQYLNKENKSSKNHHKKEGGGGGRKKLRLTKEQSILLEDSFKLHSTLNPAQKQTLAEQLKLKPRQVEVWFQNKRARTKLKQTEVDCEFLKKCCESLGDENRRLKKELQELRSLKVGQSPLYIQLQKAATLRMCPSCEKNILKANDQAGKNADVLDVVRKNKKLQSGFGAAAAAAN is encoded by the exons atggaaGATGATGATCAAGCATGCAACACAAGGCTCAACCTTGGACTTGGGTTGGGTGATCAAAATTGTCCGAGGAAGGAGAGGGATATTGATCGGAAAAAGGAAAAGCCTCTGGTTTGCTTGGACTTAACGTTTGCGCTACGGCCAAAAGAGGAAGCAGTTAACGTGGATGATCATGAGATCAGCGCAGACCCATCAACGCTCAAAGTGAATATCGACGGTTACGAGGATCATCAGTACCTGAATAAGGAGAATAAGTCCAGTAAAAACCACCACAAGAAggaaggtggtggtggtgggagaAAGAAACTCCGGCTCACAAAAGAGCAATCCATCTTGCTTGAAGACAGCTTCAAACTTCATAGCACCCTTAATCCG GCACAGAAACAGACACTGGCCGAGCAATTGAAACTGAAGCCGAGACAAGTGGAGGTTTGGTTCCAAAATAAAAGAGCAAG AACCAAGTTGAAGCAAACAGAAGTAGACTGTGAATTCTTGAAGAAATGCTGTGAAAGTCTTGGCGACGAGAATAGAAGATTGAAGAAAGAATTGCAGGAGCTCCGATCGCTAAAAGTTGGACAATCACCTTTGTATATTCAACTCCAAAAGGCTGCGACTCTTAGAATGTGCCCGTCGTGCGAGAAAAATATCCTCAAAGCTAATGATCAAGCTGGGAAGAACGCGGACGTCTTAGATGTGGTCCGGAAGAACAAGAAATTGCAGAGCGGGTTtggtgctgctgctgctgctgcaaaCTAA